A genomic stretch from Ureibacillus composti includes:
- the miaA gene encoding tRNA (adenosine(37)-N6)-dimethylallyltransferase MiaA encodes MTEEKIEVVAVVGPTASGKTALSIRLAKEFNGEIINGDSMQIYKGLDIGTAKITEEEMEGIPHHLLDIKEPTESFSVAEYQTLVREKIAEIQERGKLPIIVGGSGLYVQAVLYDFQFTEEQVDEEARKKYYDELAKIGPDAMHEKLAKLDPQTAKTIHPNNTRRVIRALEMIELHGESKATEEHQRGNVPMYHHLVIGLDMDREKLYDRINLRVDLMMEKGLLREVQGLWERGIRDVQSVQAIGYKELYAYLDGLVTLEDATEQLKQNSRRYAKRQLTYFRNKMDVQWIGYDWEKIEKLSKNFKFQEG; translated from the coding sequence ATGACAGAAGAAAAAATTGAAGTAGTGGCAGTTGTGGGGCCAACAGCGTCAGGAAAGACAGCGCTGAGTATTAGACTAGCAAAAGAATTTAATGGTGAAATCATTAATGGGGATTCTATGCAAATTTATAAGGGCCTCGATATTGGGACTGCTAAAATTACAGAAGAAGAAATGGAAGGCATTCCCCATCATTTATTAGATATAAAAGAACCGACTGAAAGCTTTTCCGTTGCAGAATATCAAACTCTCGTACGTGAAAAAATTGCAGAAATACAAGAACGAGGGAAACTCCCTATCATCGTTGGGGGATCTGGCCTCTATGTTCAGGCGGTTCTTTATGATTTTCAATTCACAGAAGAACAAGTTGATGAAGAAGCGCGTAAAAAGTATTATGATGAATTAGCTAAAATCGGACCAGATGCGATGCATGAAAAACTTGCGAAATTGGATCCGCAAACGGCCAAAACAATTCATCCGAATAATACACGACGCGTTATTCGAGCCCTTGAAATGATCGAATTGCACGGTGAATCAAAAGCAACTGAAGAGCATCAGCGCGGCAATGTTCCCATGTATCATCATTTAGTTATTGGCTTAGATATGGATCGTGAGAAACTTTATGACCGCATTAATTTACGCGTGGATTTGATGATGGAAAAAGGTTTACTGCGTGAAGTTCAAGGCCTTTGGGAAAGAGGTATACGGGACGTTCAATCGGTACAAGCCATTGGATATAAAGAACTTTACGCTTATTTAGATGGACTTGTCACACTTGAAGATGCGACAGAACAATTAAAGCAAAACTCAAGACGCTATGCAAAACGCCAACTAACTTATTTCCGCAATAAAATGGATGTACAATGGATTGGGTATGATTGGGAAAAAATAGAAAAACTTTCTAAAAACTTTAAGTTTCAAGAAGGATAA
- a CDS encoding histidine phosphatase family protein: MNKVEILLIRHGETEWNAEGRLQGWLDSNLTPTGRQHAEKLRDFLAQETFHAVYSSPSQRALQTANILVNQKMNIIQDARLQEIRLGNWQGRLIKEILQNDNKRYLHYTENPELYDPDPESERFEQVSKRMEEFLHNCKQKHDGERIVVVTHGVAIRALLVAIRQLPIQEIWNTGEITGTSLTKLIVENGVVMPVYIGKTPHLENSH; the protein is encoded by the coding sequence ATGAATAAAGTTGAAATCTTATTAATTAGGCACGGAGAAACTGAATGGAATGCAGAAGGAAGGCTTCAAGGTTGGCTAGATTCGAATCTCACGCCAACAGGTCGACAGCACGCTGAAAAACTTCGTGACTTCCTAGCGCAAGAAACCTTCCATGCGGTGTATTCAAGCCCTTCTCAAAGAGCGCTCCAAACAGCCAACATTTTAGTCAATCAAAAAATGAACATTATTCAAGATGCAAGGTTACAGGAAATCCGTCTTGGCAATTGGCAAGGGCGCTTAATCAAAGAAATTTTACAGAATGATAACAAGCGTTATTTACACTATACAGAAAATCCAGAACTGTACGATCCAGACCCTGAAAGTGAGAGATTTGAACAGGTGTCAAAGAGGATGGAGGAGTTCTTACATAATTGTAAGCAGAAACACGACGGTGAGCGAATAGTAGTCGTAACGCACGGTGTGGCTATTCGCGCTCTACTCGTTGCCATTCGTCAATTACCTATTCAAGAAATTTGGAACACCGGAGAAATAACTGGTACAAGTTTGACGAAATTAATAGTTGAAAACGGTGTTGTTATGCCTGTGTATATAGGAAAAACGCCGCATCTAGAAAATTCTCATTAA
- a CDS encoding Bax inhibitor-1 family protein: protein MAHFARSPNTRLILQHLACMWVLTVIGVFLGTLLPPWIVLPLSIICFTLLIVTYFVRTIKLANAILYSIPFLMGIMLFWVTQFFIHFLGVVLVLSVFIATVIIFILLAVLGLTLKADISNWGTYLFVTLIVVVVFSFIGIFIPVESMFLLVLSAICVLLFAIYTVYDFNLIRHNHVREDEVIRMALGLFLNFINMFINLLEIAAYFKN from the coding sequence ATGGCGCATTTTGCACGAAGTCCAAATACTAGACTCATATTGCAGCATTTGGCTTGTATGTGGGTGTTGACAGTAATTGGGGTATTTCTTGGAACATTGTTGCCACCTTGGATTGTGTTGCCCTTATCTATCATTTGTTTCACCTTATTAATTGTCACGTACTTTGTTCGTACGATTAAGTTGGCGAATGCTATTTTGTATTCAATTCCATTCCTCATGGGGATTATGCTATTTTGGGTAACGCAATTTTTCATTCATTTTTTAGGTGTCGTGCTTGTATTATCTGTGTTTATCGCAACGGTCATTATTTTCATTTTATTAGCGGTATTAGGCCTGACGTTAAAAGCAGATATTTCAAATTGGGGCACTTATTTATTTGTCACTTTAATAGTTGTGGTTGTGTTTTCATTCATTGGTATTTTCATCCCAGTGGAAAGTATGTTTTTACTCGTGCTTTCAGCCATTTGCGTCCTGCTATTTGCAATTTACACGGTATATGACTTTAATCTCATACGACATAATCATGTAAGAGAAGATGAAGTGATTCGAATGGCGCTTGGCCTGTTTTTGAATTTTATTAATATGTTTATAAATTTACTAGAAATAGCTGCTTATTTTAAAAACTAG
- the cbiB gene encoding adenosylcobinamide-phosphate synthase CbiB — protein MHILAVILGQLLDLIIGDPPKWPHPIRWIGSFIAWLTKKLNKGDYRFYKGLFLAIIVISSVTLATLAIVYAAYQVHMVVGFIVETILIAIGLAQKSLKEAAMVVYDALKVGDMQEARTKLSWIVGRDTAELEEPEIVRGVVETVSENTSDGITAPLFYAILFGAPGLWAYKAINTLDSMVGYKNEKYRQFGTVSARLDDVANFIPSRITGLLILLFTKNKTNRTLLQRMKLWLNDAKKHPSPNSGYLEAATAYQLGIRLGGYNTYHGVTSFRAYMGEPDEELRSVHIKETIQQMNIVSLIFTIVVGGVTLAISFPWR, from the coding sequence ATGCATATTTTAGCAGTTATTTTAGGGCAGTTACTTGACCTAATCATCGGTGATCCACCAAAATGGCCACATCCGATTCGGTGGATTGGTTCGTTCATCGCCTGGTTGACGAAAAAGTTAAACAAGGGCGATTATCGTTTTTATAAAGGACTGTTTTTGGCTATCATTGTAATTTCGTCTGTCACACTCGCGACTTTGGCAATCGTTTATGCAGCCTATCAAGTTCACATGGTTGTAGGATTCATTGTCGAAACCATTCTCATCGCAATTGGCTTGGCCCAGAAAAGTTTAAAAGAGGCGGCAATGGTTGTTTATGATGCCCTGAAAGTGGGGGATATGCAGGAAGCACGCACTAAGTTATCGTGGATTGTTGGGCGAGATACGGCGGAGTTAGAGGAACCAGAAATTGTGCGCGGAGTCGTCGAAACTGTGTCTGAAAATACGAGTGATGGTATTACAGCACCTTTATTCTATGCAATTCTTTTTGGTGCACCAGGATTATGGGCGTATAAAGCGATTAATACCCTCGATTCCATGGTGGGCTATAAAAATGAAAAGTATCGGCAGTTTGGTACTGTTAGCGCAAGACTTGATGACGTGGCGAATTTCATACCAAGTCGCATTACAGGATTACTGATTCTCTTGTTTACAAAGAATAAAACGAATCGCACTCTCTTGCAACGAATGAAACTTTGGCTGAATGATGCGAAGAAGCATCCAAGTCCAAATAGCGGATATCTAGAAGCAGCAACAGCCTATCAACTTGGCATTCGTTTAGGGGGTTATAATACATATCACGGTGTTACGTCGTTTCGAGCTTATATGGGTGAACCCGATGAAGAATTGCGAAGCGTTCATATTAAAGAGACAATTCAACAAATGAACATTGTCTCGCTCATTTTTACAATAGTAGTAGGAGGTGTTACCCTTGCAATTTCCTTCCCATGGCGCTAA
- a CDS encoding trimeric intracellular cation channel family protein, translated as MAWEVFSIVGTIAFALSGAIVAMEEEYDLFGVYLLGVVTAFGGGAIRNILIGLPVSTLWGQEMMFQIAMISITIFYLVPRYFVKHWNKWGNFTDAIGLAAFAIQGGMYAVSLDLPISAVIVASVLTGAGGGIVRDLLARRKPLVLRAEIYAVWAALAGLIIGLEIFTDDLFLYLLFAIITALRVASYTKHWKLPVRKLNLNI; from the coding sequence ATGGCATGGGAAGTGTTTAGTATTGTTGGAACGATTGCATTTGCTCTTTCCGGTGCAATCGTAGCTATGGAAGAAGAATATGATTTATTTGGTGTATACTTACTAGGCGTTGTGACTGCTTTTGGTGGTGGCGCAATTCGAAATATATTAATTGGTTTACCTGTATCAACATTATGGGGACAAGAAATGATGTTCCAAATTGCCATGATTTCGATTACAATCTTTTACCTCGTTCCTCGATACTTTGTGAAACATTGGAACAAATGGGGCAACTTCACAGATGCGATTGGCCTTGCAGCATTTGCCATCCAAGGTGGCATGTATGCTGTGTCATTGGATTTACCAATAAGTGCCGTAATTGTGGCATCTGTTTTAACCGGTGCAGGTGGAGGAATCGTTCGCGACTTATTAGCTCGCCGTAAACCACTCGTTTTACGTGCAGAAATCTATGCCGTTTGGGCAGCACTTGCAGGGCTAATCATTGGTCTTGAAATTTTTACAGATGACCTATTCTTATACCTTTTATTTGCCATCATTACTGCTTTACGAGTTGCCTCTTATACAAAGCATTGGAAACTGCCAGTAAGAAAGCTAAATTTGAATATATAA
- a CDS encoding methionine gamma-lyase family protein: MAFISALKPETIELANIIEEKVKPFHTKVDENAFFNQQKVLAAFREHQVSDFHLNPSSGYGYDDEGRDNLERVYATVFGAEAAIVRPQIISGTHAITLSLFGVLRPGDELLYITGKPYDTLQSIVDGGEKDTGSLKDFGIRYSHVDLIDNRDINWDAVRDQINENTKMIAIQRSKGYATRPSYTIEAIREMCVRIRQLAPNALIFVDNCYGEFVEQFEPTEVGADLMAGSLIKNPGGGLAKIGGYIAGRADLVEKCAYRMTSPGIGAEAGATLNTLGDFYQGFFLAPHVVAQSLKGAIFTSAMLEEVGMTTSPHYTDDRTDLIQSVSFQTADQMVAFCQEIQAASPINAHFAPVPAYMPGYEDDVIMAAGTFVQGSSIELTADGPIRPPYTAFIQGGLTYEHVKYAICSAVQKIRG; this comes from the coding sequence ATGGCATTTATATCAGCATTAAAGCCAGAAACAATTGAGTTGGCAAACATAATAGAAGAAAAAGTGAAACCATTCCACACAAAAGTAGATGAAAATGCGTTTTTTAATCAACAAAAAGTATTAGCTGCATTTCGTGAACATCAAGTGAGTGATTTTCACTTGAATCCATCTAGTGGTTACGGATATGACGATGAGGGACGAGACAATTTAGAGCGTGTTTATGCAACAGTGTTTGGAGCAGAAGCAGCAATTGTAAGACCACAAATTATTTCAGGTACCCACGCGATTACGTTAAGTTTGTTCGGTGTTTTACGTCCAGGCGATGAACTTCTATATATTACAGGCAAACCTTATGATACGCTACAATCCATTGTGGATGGAGGGGAAAAAGATACGGGATCATTGAAGGACTTTGGAATCCGCTATTCCCATGTAGATCTAATCGACAATCGTGATATTAATTGGGATGCCGTACGTGATCAAATCAATGAAAATACTAAAATGATCGCCATCCAACGTTCTAAAGGGTACGCCACTCGACCTTCTTATACTATTGAAGCAATTCGTGAAATGTGTGTACGTATTCGTCAACTAGCACCAAATGCATTGATTTTTGTAGATAACTGTTATGGAGAGTTTGTAGAACAATTCGAACCAACAGAAGTAGGTGCGGATTTAATGGCTGGCTCACTCATAAAAAATCCAGGTGGGGGCTTGGCAAAAATCGGTGGATATATTGCTGGTCGCGCGGACTTAGTAGAAAAATGTGCTTACCGCATGACGTCACCAGGGATTGGAGCAGAAGCAGGGGCTACACTGAATACGTTAGGAGACTTTTATCAAGGCTTTTTCTTAGCTCCTCATGTTGTGGCACAAAGCTTAAAAGGCGCTATTTTCACATCAGCAATGTTAGAAGAGGTAGGGATGACAACTTCGCCCCATTACACGGACGATCGAACAGATTTAATCCAATCGGTGTCATTCCAAACGGCCGATCAAATGGTCGCGTTCTGTCAGGAAATTCAAGCAGCCTCTCCAATTAATGCCCATTTCGCTCCAGTACCAGCTTATATGCCGGGGTATGAAGATGACGTTATTATGGCAGCGGGAACGTTCGTTCAAGGCTCGAGCATTGAATTAACAGCTGACGGCCCAATCCGCCCGCCATATACAGCCTTTATCCAAGGTGGATTAACGTACGAACATGTAAAATATGCAATTTGCAGCGCAGTACAAAAGATAAGAGGATAA
- a CDS encoding alpha/beta fold hydrolase produces the protein MKKQTKVLAMSDGHQIFIRFFVPEGEPIGNFHILHGMAEHSARYDAYASLLCEQGYFVTVHDHRGHGKTVELNGSYGYLADENGFDRIVEDVYEIVQSIRNERENVPTILFGHSMGSFMARRFIQLYSEMVDRCILCGTGATTILHRMGNSLAKTLARVEGKNVESKLMSDLSFGSFNKKFKNAKTPFDWLCANVHEVKKYIEDPLCGFIPTHQFFVDLTDGLLLINRTSEIAQIRKDLPVLLISGSDDPVGDKGIGVFKVAKQLESAGLGDVVVYLFEGMRHEILNEKNNQYVYEVTTRWLEHDRRKN, from the coding sequence ATGAAAAAACAAACGAAAGTACTAGCGATGAGCGATGGCCATCAGATTTTCATCCGTTTTTTTGTGCCGGAGGGGGAACCAATCGGCAATTTTCACATTCTTCATGGCATGGCGGAACATAGTGCCCGTTATGATGCCTACGCTTCATTACTTTGTGAGCAAGGCTATTTTGTTACCGTTCATGATCATCGCGGTCATGGGAAAACCGTAGAACTTAATGGTTCTTATGGATATTTAGCAGATGAAAATGGATTTGACCGTATTGTAGAGGATGTATATGAAATCGTTCAGTCCATTCGAAATGAAAGAGAAAACGTACCAACGATTCTTTTCGGACATAGCATGGGCTCATTTATGGCAAGGCGTTTTATTCAGTTGTATAGTGAGATGGTTGATCGTTGTATTCTTTGTGGAACGGGAGCAACTACGATTCTTCATCGGATGGGCAATAGTCTTGCGAAAACCTTGGCTCGTGTGGAAGGGAAAAATGTTGAAAGTAAGCTTATGAGCGATTTAAGCTTTGGGAGTTTCAACAAAAAGTTTAAAAACGCCAAAACCCCTTTTGATTGGCTTTGTGCAAACGTCCATGAAGTGAAAAAATATATCGAAGACCCGTTATGTGGATTTATTCCAACGCATCAATTCTTTGTGGATTTAACAGACGGGTTACTCCTCATCAATCGAACATCAGAAATTGCGCAAATTCGAAAAGACCTACCAGTACTTTTAATTAGCGGTAGTGATGATCCAGTAGGGGATAAAGGCATTGGCGTCTTTAAAGTGGCGAAACAGTTGGAAAGTGCAGGACTTGGAGATGTTGTGGTGTATTTGTTTGAAGGGATGCGCCATGAAATTTTAAATGAAAAAAATAATCAATACGTTTATGAAGTAACGACACGGTGGTTAGAACATGACAGAAGAAAAAATTGA
- a CDS encoding ATP-binding protein — MKTLYGKFIIATLAILTVSMTIGFLLANLVYMTSTKEKIDQQNVEVAKEISVNLEGMHAHITSFDPYLESIGKLGYQIYIVSESGKEAYFGEPFIKTELPKEALDLIYKNEIYHGMDQVSHQLLMMGHFSNDVKNTVGVPFTLNGEAYGLFLRPNNKLLFSDIHMIFAWFFVAVAIVSISGVIWFTKHLIQPITKLTDATKEITRENFNYSLTIHRKDEIGQLVESFNTMQKQLQHNDEARKSFINNVSHDFQSPLMNIQGYAELLKSQTDIGNDYGHYLQIIEDESKRLSNLTKQLLLLTSLDQKAYPMKLSVVQVDEQIKQILRRNQWRIEEKEIEVSYHLSPIHIKADAELMSNVWDNLLTNAIKYNTHGGSIWIGLSQNDSLTTIRFKDTGMGLSKEAIPQVFERFFRVDASRKKEGTGLGLSIVRQIIELHEGEISVESKLGEGTTFTISLPTFKTKLEE; from the coding sequence ATGAAAACACTTTACGGAAAATTTATTATTGCCACTTTAGCCATCTTAACGGTCAGTATGACGATTGGGTTTTTACTAGCCAATTTGGTGTACATGACTTCAACTAAGGAAAAAATTGATCAACAAAATGTAGAGGTAGCGAAAGAAATCTCTGTAAACCTAGAAGGGATGCATGCACATATTACTTCCTTTGATCCATACTTAGAATCAATTGGAAAACTCGGCTATCAAATTTATATCGTTAGTGAATCAGGAAAAGAAGCCTATTTTGGCGAACCGTTCATTAAAACAGAACTTCCAAAAGAAGCATTGGACTTGATTTATAAAAATGAGATTTACCATGGCATGGATCAAGTGTCCCACCAACTTCTAATGATGGGACACTTCTCAAACGATGTAAAAAATACGGTAGGTGTTCCTTTCACATTAAATGGAGAGGCATACGGATTATTTCTACGTCCCAACAATAAACTACTTTTTTCAGATATTCATATGATTTTTGCTTGGTTTTTTGTTGCTGTTGCTATTGTGAGTATTAGTGGTGTCATTTGGTTTACAAAACACTTAATACAACCAATCACTAAGTTAACGGATGCAACGAAAGAAATCACAAGAGAAAATTTCAATTACTCTTTAACAATTCATCGTAAAGATGAAATTGGACAATTAGTCGAAAGTTTTAATACAATGCAAAAACAATTACAACACAATGACGAAGCTCGTAAATCATTCATTAACAATGTCTCCCATGATTTTCAGTCGCCACTCATGAATATTCAGGGATATGCGGAGCTATTAAAATCTCAAACCGATATTGGTAATGATTATGGACATTATTTACAAATTATTGAAGATGAATCAAAACGGCTTTCAAATTTAACAAAGCAGCTTTTACTATTAACCTCGTTGGATCAAAAAGCTTACCCCATGAAGCTTTCGGTTGTCCAAGTTGACGAACAAATAAAACAGATTTTACGTAGGAATCAATGGCGAATAGAGGAAAAAGAAATTGAGGTTTCTTATCACCTCTCCCCCATCCACATAAAGGCTGATGCAGAACTTATGAGCAATGTCTGGGACAATTTATTAACAAATGCCATTAAGTATAATACTCATGGTGGGAGTATTTGGATTGGCTTATCTCAAAACGACTCATTGACTACCATTCGTTTTAAAGATACAGGAATGGGGTTATCAAAAGAAGCGATTCCTCAGGTTTTTGAACGTTTTTTCCGTGTGGATGCTTCTCGAAAAAAAGAGGGAACTGGTCTTGGCTTATCGATTGTTAGACAAATCATTGAACTGCATGAAGGTGAGATTTCTGTTGAGAGTAAGCTTGGAGAAGGGACGACATTCACGATCTCGCTTCCTACGTTCAAAACAAAATTGGAGGAATAA
- a CDS encoding response regulator transcription factor has translation MQILVVDDDIFIQQLVSIHLSKEGYNVYRANHAEEALALVEEKTVDLAIVDVMMPGMDGFELTKILSNDYEIPVILLTAKGQLDDKEKGFLSGSEDYIVKPFEVKELLFRVAVVLRRIERAIEAIIKVGNVQIERKTFEVVINQETILLPLKEFELLSILASRLNKVTPRAVLIEQVWGVDYEGSEQTLNTHMNRIRERLKKYGATVEIQTVRGIGYKLEEIK, from the coding sequence ATGCAAATTCTCGTTGTAGATGATGATATCTTTATCCAACAACTAGTCTCAATCCATTTAAGTAAAGAAGGCTACAACGTTTACCGAGCCAATCATGCCGAGGAAGCTTTAGCACTAGTGGAGGAGAAAACGGTTGACTTAGCTATTGTCGATGTCATGATGCCAGGGATGGACGGATTTGAATTGACAAAAATTCTGTCGAATGATTATGAAATTCCCGTTATTTTACTAACTGCGAAGGGGCAACTAGACGATAAGGAAAAAGGTTTTCTTTCAGGTTCAGAGGATTATATCGTCAAACCTTTTGAAGTGAAGGAACTCTTGTTTCGTGTGGCAGTTGTATTACGACGTATTGAAAGAGCAATAGAAGCAATCATCAAAGTTGGGAATGTCCAGATTGAACGAAAAACATTTGAAGTGGTAATCAATCAAGAAACAATTCTTCTTCCTTTAAAAGAATTTGAATTACTAAGCATATTGGCTTCACGACTTAATAAGGTGACACCGAGAGCTGTGTTAATTGAGCAAGTATGGGGAGTAGATTACGAAGGTAGTGAACAAACCTTAAATACTCATATGAATCGAATTCGAGAGCGTCTGAAAAAATATGGGGCAACGGTTGAAATTCAAACTGTCCGTGGGATTGGCTATAAACTAGAGGAAATCAAATGA
- the hfq gene encoding RNA chaperone Hfq → MKSINLQDTFLNTLRKNNTFVTVFLLNGFQLKGLVRSYDNFTVLIESEGKQHLIYKHAISTFVPSKPVSIGAEDEGAE, encoded by the coding sequence GTGAAATCAATCAATTTACAAGATACTTTTCTCAATACTCTTCGCAAAAACAATACTTTTGTAACAGTTTTTTTACTTAATGGTTTCCAATTGAAAGGATTAGTAAGATCTTACGATAACTTTACTGTCCTAATCGAGTCGGAAGGAAAGCAGCACCTTATTTATAAACATGCTATTTCAACTTTTGTTCCCTCGAAACCTGTATCAATTGGTGCAGAAGATGAAGGGGCAGAGTAA
- a CDS encoding rhodanese-like domain-containing protein: protein MKTMTTDELINLLDANEDLNIIDVREDHEVENGMIPGAVHIPLGSIPEEAPNLDKSKEYILVCKGGVRSANAAEYLEAQGFEVVNLEGGMMSYDGELEFK, encoded by the coding sequence ATGAAAACAATGACAACAGATGAATTAATCAACTTATTAGATGCAAACGAAGATTTAAACATTATCGACGTTCGCGAAGATCACGAAGTAGAAAACGGAATGATTCCAGGTGCTGTTCATATTCCACTAGGTTCAATCCCTGAAGAAGCTCCAAACTTAGACAAATCAAAGGAATACATCCTTGTTTGTAAAGGTGGCGTACGCAGCGCAAACGCAGCTGAATACCTAGAAGCGCAAGGCTTCGAAGTGGTAAACCTTGAAGGCGGCATGATGAGCTACGATGGAGAATTAGAGTTTAAATAA
- a CDS encoding aminotransferase class I/II-fold pyridoxal phosphate-dependent enzyme: MQFPSHGANYEALYQNFGINMPGQVFDLSENVNFLGAPNAVKEAWPNLLPKIQAYPHPQAEPLRSLLAQSHQVKQDQILVGNGAAELLTFFAQRFAGKRVILIHPTFSEYKMTLEVAGADIEDIVITDIKKYTLPIQQIKDAMNSAACLYLCNPNNPTGTLIKRDVLEDFISYGEEVGCEILVDEAFMDWTDEEHSVISLINQYSNVTVMRSMTKMYGIAGVRLGYLISSVQLVQELAKKLPHWNVNALALAIGEICLMDQTFRGESIVKSRELKEKIEDFLINRGCEVTKSAANFLCFQLKEPSKTRDFYFYCLERGVVLRHTENYLGMNGQWLRIGMKGSTAMETFMKVMDEWHE, encoded by the coding sequence TTGCAATTTCCTTCCCATGGCGCTAATTATGAAGCGCTCTACCAGAACTTTGGAATCAACATGCCTGGACAAGTTTTCGACCTTAGTGAAAATGTGAATTTTTTAGGAGCTCCAAATGCAGTGAAAGAAGCTTGGCCAAATTTACTTCCGAAAATTCAAGCATACCCACATCCACAGGCAGAACCACTGCGGTCGCTTCTTGCACAATCGCATCAAGTAAAGCAAGATCAAATTTTAGTGGGAAACGGTGCTGCTGAACTTTTAACCTTTTTTGCACAAAGGTTTGCGGGGAAACGAGTTATTTTAATTCATCCCACATTTTCTGAATATAAAATGACTTTGGAAGTGGCTGGGGCAGATATTGAAGATATCGTCATAACTGATATCAAAAAATACACACTACCGATTCAACAGATTAAAGATGCGATGAATTCTGCTGCATGTTTATATTTGTGCAATCCTAATAATCCAACTGGGACATTAATAAAGCGAGATGTGTTAGAAGATTTCATCTCGTACGGGGAAGAAGTTGGGTGTGAGATCCTCGTCGATGAAGCATTTATGGATTGGACTGACGAAGAGCATTCAGTCATTTCGCTCATTAACCAATATTCAAATGTAACAGTAATGCGTTCCATGACGAAAATGTACGGCATTGCAGGTGTACGACTTGGATACTTAATTTCAAGTGTTCAACTAGTCCAAGAGCTTGCAAAAAAATTACCCCATTGGAACGTAAATGCACTGGCACTAGCTATAGGTGAAATTTGTCTAATGGATCAAACATTCCGTGGAGAAAGCATCGTGAAAAGTCGTGAATTAAAAGAAAAAATAGAGGACTTTCTAATAAATCGTGGCTGCGAGGTAACGAAAAGCGCGGCTAACTTTTTATGTTTCCAACTAAAAGAGCCAAGTAAAACACGAGATTTCTATTTTTATTGTTTAGAGCGCGGCGTTGTTCTTCGTCATACGGAGAATTATTTAGGCATGAATGGACAGTGGCTACGGATTGGAATGAAGGGAAGTACCGCAATGGAAACGTTTATGAAAGTAATGGATGAATGGCATGAATAA
- a CDS encoding adenosylcobinamide amidohydrolase encodes MITLEDIKNHGEYIVVESAQPLRTFSSAMYNAGYGNFTYFMNRTVDKHYYPDDANEEIREYIQNTGYPLQQTVAMMTAVDMEFAHTAIYKDGDTSITILVTAGLGNAVDVTRSHEYAYRTAPGTINMFIFINGNCSDEALIQALCCAVEVKTKVLHDKGILDSQSNTQATGTSTDSVLVASTQQGEFHQYSGSITRLGSLIGKGLYETLHKAVDEYIAFIEGVK; translated from the coding sequence ATGATTACATTAGAAGATATCAAAAATCACGGAGAATATATTGTCGTGGAATCTGCCCAGCCTTTAAGAACCTTTAGTTCGGCGATGTACAACGCTGGGTATGGTAATTTTACATATTTCATGAATCGAACAGTAGATAAACACTATTATCCGGATGATGCGAACGAAGAAATACGAGAATATATCCAAAATACGGGCTATCCACTACAGCAAACTGTTGCAATGATGACAGCTGTTGATATGGAGTTTGCTCATACTGCAATCTATAAGGATGGAGATACATCCATTACCATTCTTGTTACAGCAGGATTGGGTAATGCGGTGGATGTCACGCGTTCGCATGAATATGCGTACCGAACAGCTCCAGGAACGATTAATATGTTTATTTTTATTAATGGAAATTGTTCTGATGAAGCGCTAATCCAAGCCCTTTGCTGTGCAGTTGAGGTGAAAACGAAAGTGCTACATGATAAAGGTATCCTAGACTCACAATCCAACACCCAAGCAACTGGAACATCTACAGATAGCGTGCTTGTGGCATCCACGCAGCAGGGAGAATTTCATCAATACAGTGGCTCCATTACTCGACTCGGGTCATTAATCGGAAAAGGTTTATATGAAACATTACATAAAGCGGTGGATGAATACATCGCATTTATTGAAGGGGTAAAGTAA